In one Fodinicola acaciae genomic region, the following are encoded:
- a CDS encoding IS5 family transposase — protein MVFRQEISDESWALLEPFFPKWKGNGRPISDMRRVVEGVAWRFRTGAPWRDMPERFGHWNTIYGWFWDWSKDGTWDRVLQEVRKQAASAGDLEWVVSVDGSIVRVHQHGATLARDTSDAGDHTGGSTGGSTGGSTGGSTGGSTGGSTGGSVELQENPRPRTR, from the coding sequence ATGGTGTTTAGGCAGGAGATTTCGGACGAGTCGTGGGCTTTGTTGGAGCCGTTTTTTCCGAAGTGGAAGGGGAATGGTCGGCCGATCTCGGATATGCGGCGGGTGGTGGAGGGGGTCGCGTGGCGGTTTCGGACCGGGGCGCCGTGGCGGGATATGCCGGAGCGTTTCGGGCACTGGAACACGATTTATGGCTGGTTCTGGGACTGGTCGAAAGACGGTACCTGGGATCGAGTGCTGCAGGAGGTGCGGAAACAGGCCGCCAGCGCTGGTGACCTGGAGTGGGTGGTGTCGGTGGACGGGTCGATCGTGCGTGTCCATCAGCACGGCGCAACCCTCGCGCGCGACACGAGTGATGCAGGTGACCACACAGGGGGCTCTACAGGGGGCTCTACAGGGGGCTCTACAGGGGGCTCTACAGGGGGCTCTACAGGGGGCTCTACAGGGGGCTCTGTCGAATTACAAGAAAACCCGCGACCCCGGACCAGGTGA
- a CDS encoding serine/threonine-protein kinase has product MRTAPGDCLAGRYAIVGLIGRGGMGRVWRAHDLVLDRDVALKELLLPLTMSAAARQEMSERLLKEARIGARLRHPAIVRVYDVLTVESTPWLVMELITGRSLEDVLADGPLPPARVAEIGVALLGALSAAHAAGILHRDVKPANVIVDDTGQVSLTDFGIAYERGQMSLTASGVLLGSPPFLAPERLRGEAADVPSDLFSLGATLYAAVEGRGPFDREGPLPTMAAILNNPPDPPRQAGPLAPVLFGLLEKDQRSRLTAARAEQELLAIAEAPATATPVEREPARRRRVVVALAATAVVLLGAAAIAFLVRPDRPAAESRVRSVDWKNHTYDLPALPGCPAVTGLTAVGGLAKRGADTWVVDQGGKWNGPLYADLDGNRTTDALIRVDCQTERPDSYNIIAELAAADGRLRAYQVAQAAADGTEEISSVSVAGGTVRVDVSDSGGNLRSRRYRWNGTSFARFGAGAIENVDWGEQSITVPAMGSCPARTVAFHGSQAGDATGHNPGWSLDPLGSNDYRVPTADLDGDGKPEALLVVDCLSYDQKTQGTGTAAAAVLAMTTQPDGTIARLGVLATVPRSDGIVDAVAADSGVVTVSVEADDGNVRNTRYRWTGSGFAS; this is encoded by the coding sequence GTGAGGACGGCGCCGGGAGACTGTCTCGCCGGCCGCTACGCGATCGTCGGCCTGATCGGCCGCGGTGGCATGGGCCGCGTATGGCGCGCGCACGACCTGGTCCTCGACCGCGACGTCGCGCTGAAGGAGCTGCTGCTGCCTCTGACGATGTCGGCGGCGGCACGCCAGGAAATGTCGGAACGGCTGCTGAAGGAGGCGCGGATCGGCGCGCGCCTACGGCATCCGGCGATCGTGCGCGTGTACGACGTACTCACCGTGGAATCTACACCGTGGCTGGTGATGGAGCTGATCACCGGCCGGAGTCTGGAGGACGTACTCGCCGACGGACCGTTGCCGCCGGCCCGGGTCGCCGAGATCGGGGTCGCGCTGCTCGGCGCGCTGAGCGCCGCGCACGCGGCCGGCATCCTGCACCGGGACGTGAAGCCGGCGAACGTCATCGTGGACGACACCGGACAAGTCAGCCTGACCGACTTCGGCATCGCGTACGAGCGCGGACAGATGTCGCTGACGGCGAGCGGTGTGCTGCTCGGCTCGCCACCGTTTCTCGCGCCGGAACGGTTGCGTGGCGAGGCCGCGGACGTGCCGAGCGACCTGTTTTCGTTGGGTGCGACGCTTTATGCCGCGGTGGAGGGCCGCGGACCGTTCGACCGCGAGGGGCCGTTGCCGACCATGGCCGCGATCCTGAACAACCCGCCGGACCCGCCTCGACAAGCCGGACCACTGGCACCTGTTTTGTTCGGACTGCTGGAAAAGGACCAGCGCAGTCGGCTCACCGCGGCTCGGGCGGAGCAGGAGCTGCTGGCGATCGCCGAGGCGCCGGCGACCGCGACACCCGTGGAGCGTGAGCCGGCGCGGCGCCGGCGCGTCGTCGTGGCACTCGCCGCGACAGCTGTCGTCCTGCTCGGTGCCGCGGCCATCGCCTTCCTGGTGCGCCCCGACCGCCCGGCTGCCGAGAGCAGGGTTCGCTCGGTGGACTGGAAAAACCACACCTATGACCTGCCGGCCTTGCCGGGCTGTCCAGCCGTCACCGGCCTGACCGCGGTCGGCGGCCTGGCGAAGAGAGGCGCGGACACCTGGGTGGTCGACCAGGGCGGGAAGTGGAACGGCCCGCTCTACGCCGATCTGGACGGCAACCGCACCACCGACGCGCTGATCAGGGTCGACTGCCAGACCGAGCGGCCCGACTCGTACAACATCATCGCCGAGCTCGCCGCCGCCGACGGCCGCCTGCGTGCCTACCAGGTGGCGCAGGCCGCAGCGGACGGCACCGAGGAGATCAGCTCGGTCAGTGTCGCCGGTGGCACCGTACGCGTGGATGTCAGTGACTCCGGCGGAAACCTCCGGTCCCGCCGATATCGCTGGAACGGGACGTCGTTCGCCCGGTTTGGAGCCGGGGCGATCGAGAACGTCGACTGGGGAGAACAGTCGATCACCGTGCCGGCGATGGGGAGCTGTCCGGCGCGTACGGTGGCCTTTCACGGCTCGCAGGCCGGCGATGCGACCGGTCACAACCCCGGCTGGTCGCTCGATCCGCTGGGGTCCAACGACTATCGGGTGCCGACCGCGGACCTGGACGGCGATGGCAAACCGGAGGCGCTCCTGGTCGTGGACTGCCTGAGCTATGACCAGAAGACGCAGGGCACCGGGACGGCGGCAGCGGCCGTACTGGCCATGACGACCCAGCCGGACGGCACGATCGCGCGACTCGGCGTGCTGGCCACCGTGCCGCGATCCGACGGCATCGTCGACGCTGTCGCGGCGGACTCCGGTGTCGTCACGGTGTCGGTCGAAGCCGACGACGGAAACGTACGCAACACACGCTATCGCTGGACCGGATCCGGCTTCGCAAGCTAG
- a CDS encoding IS5 family transposase, which yields MSNYKKTRDPGPGEPAGHGIGKSRGGLTTKFHVAADLKQRPLGLVVTGGHAADSTFMHVVLETISISNGRPGRPRTRPDRVIADKAYTGKPCRDYLARRGIKATIPERGDQKRGRANRGSAGGRPRTFDPEIYKGRNVVERCNNKLKQWRGIAMRTDKTARSYLAGLTLAATLIWTKSLV from the coding sequence CTGTCGAATTACAAGAAAACCCGCGACCCCGGACCAGGTGAACCGGCCGGTCACGGAATCGGTAAGTCCAGGGGTGGCCTGACGACGAAGTTCCACGTCGCGGCCGACCTCAAGCAGCGACCGTTGGGGCTGGTGGTCACCGGCGGACACGCCGCGGACTCCACGTTCATGCACGTGGTACTGGAGACCATCAGCATCTCCAATGGCCGGCCCGGCCGGCCGCGGACCAGGCCGGACCGGGTGATCGCCGACAAGGCGTACACCGGCAAGCCGTGCCGCGACTACCTGGCCCGGCGCGGCATCAAAGCCACCATCCCCGAACGTGGGGACCAAAAACGTGGTCGCGCCAACCGCGGGTCCGCCGGCGGCCGACCTCGCACTTTCGATCCAGAAATCTACAAAGGCCGCAACGTCGTGGAACGCTGCAACAACAAACTCAAACAATGGCGCGGCATCGCCATGAGAACAGACAAAACCGCACGCAGCTACCTCGCCGGACTCACCCTCGCCGCCACGCTCATCTGGACCAAATCACTAGTTTAG
- a CDS encoding winged helix-turn-helix transcriptional regulator, with protein sequence MPTSRSYRDSCGVARALDVVGERWALLVVRELLFAPQRFSELRHALPHVSSNLLADRLRELERHGVIQRDAPPANTYELTEWGRKLEPIVLALGDWGIDAPQPPGPAALSATSVLIFLRQAARPDPAAPPTHYRLELDGRVWSVRLGSGRAEVAAGEPASADVSLRTDPKTLSGLLSDPTTLDAACANGSVAVVGDRTAIKRLLDAVAAP encoded by the coding sequence GTGCCAACCAGTCGCAGCTATCGGGACTCGTGCGGAGTCGCGAGAGCACTCGATGTCGTCGGAGAGCGATGGGCCCTGCTGGTCGTACGCGAGCTGCTCTTCGCGCCGCAGCGCTTCTCCGAGCTGCGGCACGCGTTGCCGCACGTCAGCTCCAACCTGCTCGCCGACCGGCTCCGCGAGCTCGAGCGGCACGGGGTGATCCAGCGCGACGCGCCGCCGGCGAACACGTACGAACTGACCGAATGGGGCCGAAAACTCGAACCGATCGTGCTCGCGCTCGGCGACTGGGGAATCGACGCGCCACAACCGCCAGGCCCCGCCGCGCTCAGCGCCACGTCCGTGCTGATCTTCCTGCGCCAAGCCGCCCGACCCGACCCGGCAGCGCCGCCGACGCACTATCGCCTCGAACTCGACGGCCGCGTCTGGTCCGTCCGGCTCGGGTCCGGACGTGCGGAGGTGGCCGCCGGCGAGCCGGCGAGCGCGGACGTGTCGCTGCGTACGGACCCCAAGACGCTCAGCGGCCTGCTGTCCGATCCCACGACCCTCGACGCCGCATGCGCCAATGGCAGCGTCGCCGTGGTCGGGGACCGTACGGCGATCAAACGACTTCTCGACGCGGTCGCTGCGCCGTGA
- a CDS encoding DUF2961 domain-containing protein — protein sequence MPAARSLLAAALASAFALTATAPAYATEPAGPPPLYLGLDSYLHWDKLPYLEIGDRVGGQSSADPGGSNTDNVTTFGASPFGGRVLFDQAGPGVVTFMRMQEEIGGPWATRNPVFLAPLKPADLGQTSPTTTPASTLPYPLSLNVNQSQGSSIVATSIPYATNMQFMSSAANGNFYAMYRKLAVDTPLPEQTATATSQATALLRSAGTDIAPKDIPTAQGTVALPTAGAAVPVASIDGSNQLRAISFHVPYGQKVRFGNSRLRIYWDGETTPSVDAPVKYLTGDGAGVYKPAGRQLVAGLPANITSDGSTYMDFSLYWPMPFGSNARIELVPSAAMDPVGWSVRYEPFSDPLSWVGRFHANYTDIPTPQAGRDMTFLDYQGSGKLVGTVINFGAVGATLEGDPHIYVDGSKTPQLAVTGTEEWGMGGDYWHNGNQTSLPMAGLPSSTNNPAGSDVDGAAEYRFLIADSVPFTNHLRVDWEHGVVNDNTQPYKATMLWYGTPTVTATPTDQLAVASPGDHGYQSPSDQLSPLTAAYEYTSNSPLLTDTVARMTTSTTFTMSLHSNNAGAFLRRTFNSCVANQRAKAYVDGQPAGTWYNAGVSRKTGYDGHDRCWRDDDFPLPKSLTAGKNSITIRIDNDTLNQPDRVWTAASYQLFSFDW from the coding sequence ATGCCTGCCGCTCGATCGCTCCTGGCCGCCGCACTGGCGAGCGCGTTCGCGTTGACCGCGACGGCTCCGGCGTACGCCACCGAGCCGGCCGGTCCGCCGCCGCTCTATCTCGGCCTCGACAGCTATCTGCACTGGGACAAGCTGCCGTATCTGGAGATCGGCGACCGGGTCGGCGGCCAGTCCAGCGCCGATCCCGGTGGCAGCAACACCGACAACGTCACCACCTTCGGTGCATCGCCGTTCGGGGGCCGCGTGCTGTTCGACCAGGCCGGTCCCGGTGTCGTGACGTTCATGCGGATGCAGGAGGAGATCGGCGGACCGTGGGCCACCCGCAACCCGGTCTTTCTCGCGCCGCTCAAGCCGGCCGACCTCGGACAGACCAGTCCGACGACGACGCCGGCGAGTACGTTGCCGTATCCGCTGTCGCTCAACGTCAACCAGAGCCAAGGCAGCAGCATCGTCGCCACCTCGATCCCCTACGCCACCAACATGCAGTTCATGTCGTCGGCCGCCAACGGCAACTTCTATGCCATGTACCGAAAACTGGCGGTCGACACGCCACTGCCGGAGCAGACCGCCACGGCCACCAGCCAGGCGACCGCGCTTCTTCGGTCGGCCGGCACCGACATCGCACCGAAGGACATCCCGACAGCGCAAGGCACGGTCGCGCTGCCAACAGCGGGCGCGGCCGTGCCGGTCGCCAGCATCGACGGCAGCAACCAGCTCCGCGCCATCAGCTTTCACGTGCCGTACGGCCAAAAAGTGCGCTTCGGCAACTCACGGCTGCGCATCTACTGGGACGGCGAGACGACACCGAGCGTCGACGCGCCGGTCAAGTACCTGACCGGTGACGGCGCCGGCGTCTACAAGCCGGCCGGCCGGCAACTGGTCGCCGGCCTGCCGGCCAACATCACCAGCGACGGCTCCACCTACATGGACTTCAGCCTCTACTGGCCGATGCCTTTTGGCTCCAACGCACGGATCGAGCTGGTGCCGAGCGCCGCGATGGACCCGGTCGGCTGGTCGGTCCGGTACGAGCCGTTCAGTGATCCACTCAGCTGGGTCGGCAGGTTTCACGCCAACTACACCGACATCCCCACACCACAGGCCGGCAGGGACATGACTTTCCTTGACTACCAGGGAAGCGGCAAGCTGGTGGGCACGGTGATCAACTTCGGCGCGGTCGGCGCCACGCTGGAAGGCGATCCGCACATCTACGTGGACGGCAGCAAAACGCCGCAGCTCGCGGTCACCGGCACCGAGGAATGGGGAATGGGTGGAGACTACTGGCACAACGGCAACCAGACCTCGCTGCCGATGGCCGGGCTTCCCAGCTCCACCAACAATCCAGCCGGGTCCGATGTGGACGGTGCGGCCGAGTACCGGTTCCTGATCGCCGACAGCGTGCCTTTCACCAACCACCTCCGGGTCGACTGGGAACACGGCGTCGTCAACGACAACACGCAGCCCTACAAGGCGACAATGCTCTGGTACGGCACGCCGACGGTCACCGCTACGCCGACCGACCAACTCGCGGTCGCCTCACCCGGCGACCACGGCTACCAGTCGCCGAGCGACCAGCTTTCCCCGCTCACCGCGGCGTACGAATACACCTCCAACAGTCCCCTGCTCACCGACACCGTCGCGCGGATGACCACCAGCACGACGTTCACGATGTCGTTGCACAGCAACAATGCCGGCGCCTTCCTCCGGCGTACGTTCAACTCCTGCGTCGCCAACCAGCGCGCCAAGGCGTACGTCGACGGCCAACCGGCCGGCACCTGGTACAACGCCGGCGTGTCACGCAAAACCGGCTACGACGGCCACGACCGTTGCTGGCGCGACGACGACTTCCCACTGCCGAAATCCCTTACAGCAGGCAAAAACTCCATCACCATTCGGATCGACAACGACACGCTCAACCAGCCCGACCGGGTGTGGACCGCCGCGTCGTACCAGCTGTTCTCCTTCGACTGGTGA
- a CDS encoding IS701 family transposase, producing MAAGHSVEHGVDPVRWQAEFDELVASIGPRFFRVEPRLRVQRFLAGLLSDMPVKNCWTIAEHAGETGPDGMQRLLANAAWDQDGVRDDLRAYVVDRLADADAVLVVDETGDLKKGNKTVGVQRQYSGTAGRIENCQIAVYLSYVTKRGHAFIDRELYLPRSWMDDDPSCQGRRAVAGVPEDIEFATKPELARMMILAALDAGVLAKWATADEVYGQNPGLRETLSAARIGYVLAVPCSYLVPTTDADTGDGRRVRADALIAGLDASRWGRYSAGDGAKGQRLYDWARVPIAAEDGHQWLLVRRSISTGELAYYHCYSPRPVKLATLVGVAGQRWPIEENFQTSKGQTGLDAHQVRHWISWYRWTVLVMLAHAFLTALAATAPQSPIVNGKPVIPLTLAEIRRLFNAFVIHIRQTVNEVLHWSLWRRHHQATAKQAHYQRQQALQA from the coding sequence GTGGCCGCTGGTCACAGCGTAGAACACGGGGTGGACCCGGTCCGATGGCAGGCGGAGTTCGATGAGCTGGTCGCGAGTATCGGGCCGCGGTTCTTTCGGGTGGAGCCTCGTCTGAGGGTCCAACGGTTCCTGGCTGGTTTGTTGTCGGATATGCCCGTGAAGAACTGCTGGACGATCGCCGAGCATGCAGGTGAGACGGGGCCGGATGGGATGCAACGGCTGCTGGCCAACGCGGCGTGGGATCAGGATGGCGTGCGTGATGATCTGCGTGCCTATGTGGTGGACCGGTTGGCTGATGCCGACGCGGTGCTGGTCGTTGACGAGACTGGAGATCTGAAGAAGGGCAATAAGACAGTCGGGGTGCAGCGGCAGTACTCCGGCACCGCGGGACGGATCGAGAACTGCCAGATCGCCGTTTATCTCAGCTACGTCACCAAACGTGGGCACGCTTTCATCGATCGCGAACTGTATCTGCCGCGCAGCTGGATGGACGACGATCCCAGCTGCCAGGGCCGTCGAGCTGTCGCCGGGGTTCCCGAGGACATCGAGTTCGCCACCAAGCCGGAGCTGGCGAGGATGATGATCCTGGCCGCGCTGGATGCCGGTGTTCTGGCGAAATGGGCGACAGCGGATGAGGTGTACGGGCAAAATCCTGGTCTGCGTGAGACCCTGTCCGCGGCCCGGATCGGCTACGTGCTCGCCGTGCCGTGCTCCTATCTGGTGCCGACCACTGACGCAGATACCGGAGATGGCCGGCGAGTTCGCGCTGACGCGCTGATCGCCGGCCTCGACGCTTCCAGGTGGGGTCGCTACTCGGCCGGTGATGGCGCCAAAGGGCAGCGCCTCTACGACTGGGCCAGAGTCCCCATCGCCGCCGAGGATGGTCACCAATGGCTGCTGGTGCGTCGCAGCATCAGCACCGGGGAACTGGCCTACTACCACTGCTATTCACCACGTCCGGTCAAACTGGCCACTCTGGTCGGTGTCGCCGGCCAGCGTTGGCCAATAGAGGAGAACTTCCAAACCAGTAAAGGGCAAACCGGCCTGGACGCCCACCAGGTCCGGCACTGGATCTCCTGGTACCGATGGACAGTCCTGGTCATGCTCGCGCACGCATTCCTCACCGCGCTCGCGGCAACCGCTCCCCAGTCGCCGATCGTCAACGGAAAGCCAGTCATTCCCTTAACACTTGCCGAGATCCGCCGCCTCTTCAACGCGTTCGTCATCCACATCCGCCAAACAGTCAACGAAGTTCTCCATTGGTCACTCTGGCGTCGACACCATCAAGCCACCGCCAAGCAAGCCCACTACCAGCGACAACAGGCGCTACAGGCCTAA
- a CDS encoding IS1380 family transposase yields the protein MKVNRVGGLVLDPARESLVSSAGGLLLRQTIRLSGVRRALSVALDPWRGRRVRHGPGKIVCDLATAVALGGDCLADVSVVRAQPGLFGPVASDPTISRLVSTLAGDVDAVLPAIRSARAQARCAVWKRRRPLAGRAGSRDGGQVIIDLDSTLVTAHSDKERACATHKRGFGFAPMCAFVDHGQYGTGESLVLQLRPGNASPWNKQDHVQALDLALAQLPEGERAQVLVRADSGACSKAFLHHITDLGLEYSIGFPAHETVKAAMEAIPPQAWRPAVDGDGQPREGAQVAELTRWMPDPTPATRPGPQQWPAGMRVIARRERPHPGAQLRLTDQDGWRITCFATNTHGPGWTLDTLEVRHRQRARCEDRIRAQKDTGMRNLPFHGYAHNQIWLEIAALAADLLAWTQTLAWDTHQPARRWEPKRLRLRILAVAGRIIHSGRRRRLRLPRNWPFNHLIDNAWKSLQPS from the coding sequence GTGAAGGTTAACAGGGTTGGCGGGTTGGTTCTGGATCCGGCTCGCGAGTCGTTGGTGTCCTCTGCTGGCGGACTGTTGTTACGGCAGACGATCCGGTTGTCAGGTGTGCGGCGAGCGTTGTCGGTAGCCCTTGATCCGTGGCGTGGTCGCCGGGTCCGCCACGGTCCGGGGAAGATCGTTTGCGACCTGGCGACCGCGGTTGCGCTCGGCGGTGACTGTTTAGCGGATGTGAGCGTGGTCCGGGCGCAACCTGGACTGTTCGGGCCGGTGGCCAGCGATCCGACGATATCGCGGCTGGTCAGCACGTTGGCTGGCGATGTTGATGCTGTCCTGCCGGCGATCCGGTCCGCGCGGGCTCAGGCGCGGTGCGCGGTCTGGAAGCGGCGCCGGCCGTTGGCCGGCCGTGCGGGTAGTCGCGACGGCGGCCAAGTCATCATCGATCTGGACTCGACATTGGTGACCGCGCACTCGGACAAAGAACGTGCCTGCGCTACCCACAAACGCGGGTTCGGATTCGCGCCGATGTGCGCGTTCGTCGACCATGGCCAGTACGGGACCGGAGAAAGCCTGGTGCTGCAACTGCGTCCTGGCAACGCTTCACCGTGGAACAAGCAGGACCATGTCCAGGCTCTGGATCTGGCGCTGGCCCAGCTGCCCGAAGGCGAGCGCGCGCAGGTGTTGGTCCGTGCCGATTCCGGCGCGTGTTCCAAGGCGTTCCTGCATCACATCACCGATCTGGGGTTGGAGTATTCGATCGGATTCCCGGCCCATGAAACGGTCAAAGCCGCGATGGAGGCTATCCCGCCGCAGGCCTGGAGACCGGCTGTTGACGGTGACGGCCAGCCGCGCGAGGGCGCGCAGGTCGCCGAGCTCACGCGATGGATGCCCGACCCGACCCCGGCAACCCGACCCGGTCCTCAACAATGGCCAGCCGGGATGCGGGTGATCGCCCGCCGGGAACGACCACACCCCGGCGCGCAACTACGCCTCACCGACCAGGACGGGTGGCGCATCACCTGCTTCGCCACCAACACCCACGGCCCCGGCTGGACACTGGACACACTGGAAGTACGCCACCGGCAACGAGCCCGTTGCGAGGACCGTATCCGCGCGCAGAAAGACACCGGCATGCGCAACCTGCCCTTCCACGGATACGCCCACAACCAGATCTGGCTGGAAATCGCCGCACTAGCGGCGGACTTGCTGGCCTGGACCCAAACCCTGGCCTGGGACACACACCAACCCGCCAGACGCTGGGAACCCAAACGCCTACGGCTACGCATCCTGGCCGTCGCCGGCCGCATCATCCACAGCGGCCGACGACGACGCCTACGACTACCCCGCAACTGGCCCTTCAACCACCTCATCGACAACGCCTGGAAATCCCTACAACCCAGCTAA
- a CDS encoding SDR family NAD(P)-dependent oxidoreductase — protein MLLKDKNAVIYGGGGAIGGAVARVFAREGARVFIAGRTQPKLDAVAHEVAATGGKIETAQVDALDQEAVEKHADAVAETAGGIDIALNAVSVMHDQGTTLADLSLAEFMRPVDGFLRTLFITSKAVARHMGGTRPGVILTLSEPGAKLAIGGILGHSVSAAGKEAFSRVLAAELAPDNIRVVCIRPHAIADAPAAGSYTKDLFRPSAAAAGLSVDDMLSGGLAQGTLLKRLPTLSETAETAAFLASDRAGAMTGTVANLSAGALVD, from the coding sequence ATGTTGCTCAAAGACAAGAACGCCGTGATCTATGGCGGTGGCGGAGCCATCGGCGGCGCGGTCGCACGAGTGTTCGCGCGGGAAGGCGCGCGGGTCTTCATCGCCGGACGTACGCAGCCGAAGCTCGACGCGGTGGCGCACGAGGTCGCGGCCACCGGTGGGAAAATCGAGACCGCGCAGGTCGACGCATTGGACCAGGAGGCCGTCGAAAAGCACGCCGATGCGGTCGCGGAGACGGCCGGTGGCATCGACATCGCGCTCAACGCCGTCAGCGTCATGCACGACCAGGGGACCACGCTGGCGGACCTCTCGCTGGCCGAGTTCATGCGGCCGGTCGACGGCTTCCTGCGTACGCTGTTCATCACCAGCAAGGCGGTGGCGCGGCACATGGGTGGCACGCGTCCCGGCGTCATCCTGACGCTGTCGGAGCCCGGCGCCAAGCTGGCCATCGGCGGCATCCTCGGACACAGCGTGAGTGCGGCCGGCAAGGAGGCGTTCTCCCGGGTCCTGGCCGCCGAGCTGGCACCGGACAACATCCGCGTCGTCTGCATCCGCCCGCACGCCATCGCCGACGCACCGGCGGCGGGCTCGTACACCAAGGACCTCTTCCGGCCAAGCGCGGCCGCGGCCGGGCTGTCGGTGGACGACATGCTCAGCGGTGGACTGGCGCAGGGGACGCTGCTGAAACGGCTGCCGACGCTCTCGGAAACCGCGGAGACGGCGGCCTTCCTGGCTTCGGACCGGGCCGGCGCCATGACCGGCACGGTCGCCAACCTGTCCGCCGGCGCGCTCGTGGACTGA
- a CDS encoding MFS transporter, with amino-acid sequence MASQPQVSEVERTTMRAVALRLVPFLMLCYFLSYLDRTNVSIAALTMNDDLGLTAAQFGLASGLFFIGYFFFEVPSNLIMHRVGARIWIARIMVSWGIVAALMAAVQGPTSVYVVRVLLGVAEAGFFPGIILYLTYWFPPEYRGRAVALFMSAIPLSNAIGAPIGGVLLSLHGIAGLAGWRWLFLLEGIPTVIVGVLVLWLLPSRPANARWLSDRQRTWLSGRIDAEAEKTTERHRMNVWQAIKRPRVLALALIYFCLPLGTYAIGFWLPLIIKKTLGISSNLNVSLLTAVPYVLAFAGMIVWGRVVDRTGRYAAGGALTLGIGGLALAASALLTGLPWLGYVGLCVGAVGSLMTHPGFWGLPRAFLTGAAAAAGIATINSIGNLAGFVGPYWVGWITDALGAQQWALVTIGLVMVAGAVGMLLLGDAPKKA; translated from the coding sequence ATGGCATCCCAGCCCCAGGTCAGTGAGGTCGAACGGACCACCATGCGCGCGGTGGCGCTGCGGTTGGTGCCGTTCCTGATGCTCTGCTATTTCCTGTCGTACCTGGACCGTACGAACGTCAGCATCGCGGCGCTGACCATGAACGACGACCTCGGCCTGACGGCGGCGCAGTTTGGCTTGGCGTCAGGGCTCTTCTTCATCGGCTATTTCTTCTTCGAGGTCCCCAGCAACCTGATCATGCACCGGGTCGGTGCCAGGATCTGGATCGCCAGGATCATGGTCAGCTGGGGGATCGTCGCCGCGCTGATGGCGGCGGTGCAGGGGCCGACCAGCGTCTACGTCGTCCGCGTGCTGCTCGGTGTCGCCGAAGCCGGCTTCTTTCCTGGGATCATCCTCTATCTGACCTACTGGTTTCCACCGGAGTATCGCGGCAGGGCGGTCGCGCTGTTCATGTCGGCGATTCCGCTCTCCAACGCGATCGGCGCGCCGATCGGTGGCGTTTTGCTGTCACTGCACGGCATCGCCGGCCTGGCCGGCTGGCGGTGGCTGTTCCTGCTGGAGGGCATCCCGACGGTGATCGTCGGCGTGCTGGTGCTGTGGCTGCTGCCGAGCCGGCCGGCGAACGCGCGCTGGCTGTCCGACCGGCAGCGGACCTGGCTGAGCGGCCGGATCGACGCGGAGGCGGAAAAGACCACCGAGCGGCACCGGATGAACGTGTGGCAGGCGATCAAACGGCCGCGCGTGTTGGCTTTGGCGCTGATCTATTTCTGCCTGCCGCTCGGCACGTACGCGATCGGCTTCTGGTTGCCGCTGATCATCAAGAAGACCCTCGGCATTTCGAGCAACCTCAACGTGTCGCTGCTGACCGCGGTGCCGTACGTGCTGGCCTTCGCCGGCATGATCGTCTGGGGCCGGGTCGTGGACCGCACCGGCCGCTACGCCGCCGGTGGCGCGCTGACCCTCGGGATCGGCGGCCTGGCGCTGGCCGCGTCGGCGCTGCTGACCGGCCTGCCGTGGCTGGGTTACGTCGGCCTGTGCGTCGGCGCCGTCGGTTCGCTCATGACGCATCCGGGATTCTGGGGCCTGCCACGGGCGTTCCTCACCGGCGCGGCGGCCGCGGCCGGCATCGCGACGATCAACTCCATCGGCAACCTCGCCGGTTTCGTCGGACCGTACTGGGTCGGCTGGATCACCGACGCACTCGGCGCTCAGCAGTGGGCGCTGGTCACCATCGGCCTGGTCATGGTCGCCGGCGCGGTCGGCATGCTGTTGCTCGGTGACGCACCGAAAAAGGCCTAG